The Terriglobales bacterium genome includes a window with the following:
- a CDS encoding phage regulatory CII family protein translates to MPAKTLPSVLSQVVETKAEYDVRLLAQQLGISYRSLMYWLRGDRHVPAYILPRICVLLKNYEALDCLESQAGRVAFKVPDPRTTSEKELLIVSKLVKDVGAALESIANTLADGVVEERELHITVPKLDAVIQECASVKYLLETLYRDRKKKTKK, encoded by the coding sequence GTGCCTGCCAAGACTTTGCCTTCAGTCCTCAGCCAAGTGGTCGAAACCAAGGCCGAATACGATGTTCGGTTGTTGGCGCAGCAACTTGGCATCAGTTACCGCTCTTTAATGTATTGGCTTCGCGGAGACCGCCATGTTCCGGCCTACATCCTGCCCCGAATCTGTGTGCTTCTAAAGAACTACGAAGCGCTTGATTGCCTCGAGTCTCAGGCCGGCAGAGTGGCCTTCAAGGTCCCGGATCCGCGGACCACCTCCGAAAAAGAGCTCTTGATTGTTTCCAAGCTCGTCAAAGACGTTGGCGCAGCGCTGGAAAGCATCGCTAATACGCTCGCGGATGGAGTTGTGGAAGAACGCGAATTGCACATAACTGTGCCTAAACTCGATGCCGTAATCCAGGAATGCGCCTCGGTAAAATACCTGCTTGAAACCTTATATAGGGATAGAAAGAAGAAAACGAAAAAATAA
- a CDS encoding SPFH domain-containing protein, which translates to MRTTTIAFVNGRAGAPMTLREFLTKQFIDVIDWVEPEDGLLAYRYPMQDREIQNGGKLTVRDSQMAVFVNEGKIADVFAPGLYTLTTHTLPILTYLMNWDKAFQSPFKSDVYFFSTRLQTDEHWGTQNPITIRDKEFGAVRLRGFGIYAYHISDPKVFYTKVSGTRDVYHVADLEGQLRNSIIGRLTDTFANSQVAFLDMAANQVALSQKIAEQAKPMFADLGLGLDSFVVENLSLPDELQKILDQRIGMNMVGDMGRYTKFQVAQSIPIAAANEGGGAGLGAGLGAGIAMGQVMMGAMKPEEQASGAGAAVTAADSKFCINCGKPIPKSSKFCPECGNTQQ; encoded by the coding sequence TTGCGCACAACAACCATAGCTTTTGTGAATGGAAGAGCAGGTGCTCCTATGACGTTGCGTGAATTCCTCACCAAGCAGTTCATTGATGTTATTGATTGGGTCGAGCCGGAAGACGGATTGCTGGCCTACCGGTATCCGATGCAGGACCGTGAGATCCAGAACGGGGGCAAGCTTACGGTACGCGACTCGCAGATGGCGGTGTTCGTCAACGAAGGAAAGATCGCCGACGTTTTTGCGCCCGGCCTGTACACGCTGACCACACACACATTGCCCATTCTCACTTACCTCATGAACTGGGACAAAGCGTTCCAGTCGCCCTTTAAATCAGACGTCTATTTCTTCTCGACCCGGTTGCAGACCGATGAGCACTGGGGCACGCAAAACCCGATTACGATCCGCGACAAGGAGTTCGGTGCAGTGCGGCTGCGCGGCTTCGGCATTTATGCGTATCACATCAGCGATCCCAAGGTTTTTTATACGAAAGTGAGCGGCACGCGTGATGTTTACCACGTGGCTGACCTGGAAGGACAACTGCGGAACAGCATTATCGGCCGGTTGACTGATACATTCGCGAACAGCCAGGTCGCATTCCTGGACATGGCGGCCAACCAAGTGGCGCTTTCGCAGAAAATTGCCGAACAAGCGAAGCCCATGTTTGCAGATCTTGGACTTGGCCTCGACAGCTTTGTGGTGGAAAACCTTTCGCTTCCCGATGAGTTGCAGAAAATTCTCGACCAGCGCATTGGCATGAACATGGTGGGCGACATGGGACGCTACACAAAGTTCCAAGTCGCGCAATCCATTCCCATCGCAGCCGCCAATGAAGGCGGCGGGGCGGGATTGGGGGCCGGCCTGGGCGCGGGAATTGCCATGGGACAGGTGATGATGGGCGCCATGAAGCCTGAAGAACAAGCTTCTGGAGCAGGCGCTGCTGTGACAGCGGCTGACTCAAAGTTCTGCATCAACTGCGGCAAGCCGATTCCGAAAAGCAGCAAATTTTGCCCAGAGTGCGGGAACACGCAACAATAG
- a CDS encoding S-adenosylmethionine decarboxylase — MNGIEWVVEAYGCSPDSLRELAALRALFDEIIRELDLRPIGETNWHQFPGTGGVTGLCLLSESHLACHTFPEFGSLCLNVFCCRPRADWDFDANLKQMFSASSVCVRRMLRPYVSPNQETLQERAERILNLARRGARR; from the coding sequence ATGAACGGAATTGAATGGGTTGTTGAGGCGTATGGCTGCTCCCCGGACTCACTGCGCGAGCTGGCGGCCTTACGCGCCCTATTCGATGAAATCATACGCGAACTAGATCTGCGGCCGATTGGCGAAACCAACTGGCACCAGTTTCCCGGCACCGGCGGCGTCACCGGCCTGTGCCTGCTTTCTGAATCGCACCTGGCGTGCCATACCTTTCCTGAATTCGGCTCACTGTGCCTGAATGTTTTCTGTTGCCGTCCGCGAGCCGACTGGGATTTTGACGCAAACTTGAAGCAGATGTTTTCTGCTTCATCGGTTTGTGTTCGGAGAATGTTGCGTCCCTACGTCTCCCCTAACCAGGAAACATTACAAGAGCGGGCCGAACGCATTTTGAATCTGGCGAGGCGAGGCGCTCGGCGATGA
- a CDS encoding DUF4178 domain-containing protein gives MTHPVSTCPNCGAKITFRWSSSVQTVCEYCKSILIRTDLDLKKVGIVADLPVDSSPIQMGSEGIYAKGAFVVAGRIIYEYELGTWNEWHIIFNNGSSQWLSDAQNEYVVTMAVEGRKLPAEKEVKVNQHYVWDNVHYTVSTITKAHFRGVEGELPFQCWDKEDATFVDLRSETGNFATLDYGDEQPALYCGKAVEFEDLHMKNLRSFEGW, from the coding sequence ATGACACATCCGGTAAGCACCTGCCCAAACTGCGGCGCCAAGATCACGTTCCGTTGGTCGAGCAGTGTGCAAACCGTATGTGAATATTGCAAATCCATCCTGATTCGCACGGACCTCGACCTGAAGAAGGTCGGTATCGTGGCCGACCTGCCGGTAGACAGCTCGCCTATCCAAATGGGAAGCGAAGGCATTTATGCCAAGGGGGCGTTTGTAGTCGCCGGACGAATTATCTACGAGTACGAGCTGGGCACGTGGAATGAGTGGCACATCATTTTTAATAACGGAAGCAGTCAATGGCTTTCAGACGCGCAGAATGAATACGTGGTCACCATGGCCGTAGAGGGACGCAAACTCCCGGCGGAGAAAGAAGTCAAAGTCAACCAGCATTACGTGTGGGACAACGTGCACTACACCGTGAGCACCATCACCAAGGCCCATTTCCGCGGCGTGGAAGGCGAACTTCCATTTCAATGCTGGGACAAAGAAGATGCCACATTCGTTGACCTGCGCTCGGAGACAGGTAATTTCGCCACTCTCGACTACGGCGACGAACAGCCAGCACTCTACTGCGGCAAGGCTGTAGAATTCGAAGACTTGCACATGAAAAATCTGCGAAGTTTCGAGGGATGGTGA
- a CDS encoding DUF4178 domain-containing protein gives MNPDAPGLPKPAVPRVKALNCPGCGASLMVRSFDQAVTIVCSSCHSILDAKDPNLKILQQFKLIEGSDVPLIPLGTRGTIRGTQYEVIGFQRRTIHVDGIPYSWHEYLLFNPYKGFRYLTEYDGHWNDVSTLRSLPNVDNDTQITVRYLGETYKHFQTAQAATTFVLGEFPWQVRVGESATVTDYVSPPRVLSCERMQKEATWSMGEYVTGQYIWKAFGLAGDPPEPIGVYENQPSPLSASTTAIWTAFGIFFVCMIIMIVAFYGTAGQQPVLQHSYTFDPNTSPEEASFVSDEFQLKGRTSDVEVQTSTDVNNNWIYVNYALINEDTGQAYDFGREISYYHGYDEDGSWSEGDSQDTAVVGSVPPGNYYLRVEPESDRGNGPISYTVSLKRDVPQISFFGLAIAALIVPAGLITWRSMNFEHLRWAESDYGSSGDDDDSDSSSSKDDDDDKDVI, from the coding sequence ATGAACCCTGACGCGCCAGGCCTACCCAAACCCGCGGTTCCCAGGGTCAAAGCCTTAAACTGCCCTGGCTGCGGGGCCTCGCTGATGGTGAGGTCCTTTGACCAGGCGGTCACAATTGTTTGCAGCAGTTGCCATTCGATTCTGGATGCCAAAGATCCCAACCTAAAAATATTGCAGCAATTCAAACTGATCGAAGGCTCAGATGTACCGCTGATTCCGCTGGGCACGCGTGGGACCATACGAGGAACGCAATACGAAGTGATTGGGTTCCAACGGCGCACCATTCACGTGGATGGAATACCGTATAGCTGGCACGAGTATCTGCTGTTCAATCCTTACAAAGGGTTCCGTTACCTGACCGAATATGACGGGCATTGGAACGACGTGAGCACGCTTAGATCATTGCCCAATGTGGACAACGATACGCAAATCACGGTCAGGTATCTAGGAGAGACGTATAAACATTTCCAGACGGCGCAGGCGGCCACAACTTTTGTGCTGGGCGAGTTTCCCTGGCAAGTTCGCGTGGGCGAAAGCGCAACCGTCACGGACTACGTTTCCCCTCCGCGCGTGCTCTCTTGTGAACGGATGCAGAAGGAAGCAACGTGGTCCATGGGTGAGTACGTCACCGGCCAATATATCTGGAAGGCATTTGGATTGGCCGGGGACCCGCCGGAGCCGATTGGAGTCTACGAGAACCAACCCTCGCCGCTGAGCGCAAGCACAACTGCAATCTGGACTGCCTTCGGTATTTTCTTCGTGTGCATGATCATTATGATCGTCGCTTTTTATGGAACCGCCGGGCAACAACCGGTGCTTCAGCATTCCTATACTTTCGACCCCAATACATCCCCTGAGGAAGCGTCTTTCGTCAGCGATGAATTTCAACTGAAGGGACGCACCTCGGACGTGGAAGTCCAGACCAGCACGGACGTCAACAACAACTGGATTTATGTGAATTACGCGCTGATCAACGAGGACACAGGACAAGCCTACGACTTCGGCCGGGAAATAAGCTACTACCACGGATATGACGAAGACGGCTCCTGGTCGGAAGGGGACTCACAAGACACCGCGGTGGTGGGCAGTGTGCCTCCGGGAAACTACTACCTGCGGGTCGAGCCGGAATCAGACCGGGGAAACGGGCCCATCTCTTACACGGTCAGCCTGAAACGCGATGTACCCCAAATAAGCTTCTTCGGATTGGCGATCGCCGCTCTTATTGTTCCGGCCGGCCTGATTACATGGCGCTCGATGAACTTTGAGCATCTGCGCTGGGCGGAAAGCGACTACGGATCATCAGGAGATGACGATGACAGCGACAGTTCATCTTCTAAGGATGATGACGACGATAAAGACGTGATTTAA
- a CDS encoding DUF350 domain-containing protein: MNLIPISNIVNAIVFAFLGILVFTIAFVVLDKLTPYHLWKEVVQEHNIALAILVGALSIGICIIIAAAVH; the protein is encoded by the coding sequence ATGAATCTTATCCCCATCAGCAACATCGTGAATGCAATTGTATTCGCGTTTCTCGGGATCCTGGTTTTTACCATCGCATTCGTCGTTTTGGACAAGCTGACACCTTATCACCTGTGGAAGGAAGTTGTGCAAGAGCACAACATCGCGCTGGCGATCCTGGTGGGAGCACTCTCCATTGGAATCTGCATCATCATTGCGGCCGCGGTGCACTAG
- a CDS encoding polyamine aminopropyltransferase, producing MAILLFISILLIAACGLVYELIAGTLASYLLGDSVWQFSTIIGSYLFAMGIGSALSRYIQRGLVYRFIWIELMVGVVGGFSAAILFLAFAYTQGFQLILYAIVVVVGVLVGLEIPLLMRIIRGRYHFREVVAHVLTFDYLGALGASLLFPIILVPRLGLVRSAMLFGIINGLVALWGTFLFSSQLARTRVLRWACVFVLCGLSVGMVEAKKITAVAEDNIYADEIIFARDTRYQHIVLTKWKDDIRLFLNSHLQFSSRDEYRYHEALIHPGLSAVPAPRHVLVLGGGDGLAVREILKYPQVEDVTLVDLDPEMTRLFSSHAMLIALNQKSFLSPRVHIINADAFPWIDSNSNSYDFIVVDFPDPTNYSLGKLYTTAFYKGVARHLSAQGIMVVQSTSPMFSRDSYWCIVETLKQTGLHVYPYHVYVPSFGEWGFAMASSNEYTPPKSLPSGLRFVTTAGLPSLFDFPPDMAPMPMPPNRLNDQVLIRAYDEDWKDISH from the coding sequence TTGGCGATCTTACTGTTCATCTCGATTCTCCTCATCGCCGCCTGCGGGCTGGTTTATGAGCTGATTGCAGGCACGCTCGCCAGTTATCTGCTGGGCGACAGCGTCTGGCAGTTCTCGACGATCATTGGCAGCTATCTGTTCGCCATGGGGATCGGGAGCGCCCTCTCACGCTATATCCAGCGGGGATTGGTTTACCGGTTCATTTGGATCGAATTAATGGTGGGCGTGGTCGGCGGCTTCTCGGCAGCAATTTTGTTTCTCGCCTTCGCCTATACACAGGGATTTCAGCTCATCCTGTATGCGATTGTCGTGGTCGTGGGAGTGCTGGTCGGCCTGGAAATCCCTTTGCTGATGCGGATCATTCGCGGCCGGTACCATTTTCGCGAAGTCGTGGCCCACGTGCTGACCTTCGATTACCTCGGGGCCCTGGGAGCCTCCCTGCTGTTTCCCATCATCCTCGTACCCCGGCTGGGCCTGGTGCGCTCCGCCATGCTGTTTGGAATTATCAATGGACTGGTCGCCCTGTGGGGCACGTTTCTTTTCTCTTCTCAACTGGCCCGGACGCGGGTCTTGCGCTGGGCGTGTGTCTTCGTACTTTGCGGCCTGAGTGTTGGCATGGTGGAAGCGAAGAAGATCACAGCCGTCGCCGAAGACAATATCTACGCCGACGAAATCATTTTCGCCCGCGATACCCGCTACCAGCACATTGTTCTTACCAAATGGAAAGACGACATCCGTTTGTTCCTCAACAGCCACCTGCAATTCAGCTCGCGCGATGAATATCGCTATCACGAAGCGCTGATTCATCCGGGACTCTCTGCGGTCCCCGCGCCAAGACACGTGCTCGTGCTCGGAGGCGGCGATGGCTTGGCGGTGCGCGAAATATTGAAGTACCCGCAGGTCGAGGACGTTACCCTGGTTGATCTTGATCCGGAGATGACCAGGCTGTTCTCCAGTCACGCCATGCTGATCGCGCTTAATCAGAAATCATTTCTTTCACCGCGCGTGCATATCATCAACGCAGATGCATTTCCATGGATTGATTCGAACAGCAACAGCTACGACTTCATTGTGGTGGATTTTCCTGACCCGACGAACTACTCGCTGGGCAAACTGTATACAACGGCGTTCTACAAGGGAGTGGCACGCCACCTCAGCGCGCAGGGCATTATGGTCGTGCAGAGCACCTCGCCCATGTTTTCACGCGACTCTTACTGGTGCATCGTGGAGACGCTGAAACAGACGGGGCTGCATGTTTATCCTTATCACGTGTACGTTCCGTCTTTCGGCGAGTGGGGGTTTGCCATGGCGTCGAGCAACGAGTATACGCCGCCTAAATCATTGCCCTCGGGATTGCGCTTCGTTACAACTGCCGGCCTGCCTTCCCTGTTCGATTTTCCGCCGGACATGGCCCCGATGCCCATGCCTCCGAACCGCCTCAACGATCAAGTGCTCATACGCGCTTACGATGAGGACTGGAAGGACATCAGTCATTGA
- a CDS encoding FAD-dependent oxidoreductase → MKTSRREFLALSSAALVGLSVKSDRQIEGAFVNDSFALGHMLRDRAPFPKTVRVEKHPVVIVGGGIAGLSAAWRLNKRRFTDFVLLEMNEQAGGNSRWGENEITAYPWGAHYVPVPGTKAVYVRELFEELGVLKNGEWEERYLCFTPKERLFLHGRWQEGIEPALGLTPEDRRQFRHLEQLIGEFRASGEFTIPMEQGLTSKYASLDQISFSDWLHQQGLNSTVLTWYMNYCCRDDFGALAVDTSAWAGVHYFAAREAEDKGPITWPEGNGWIVRRLLERVGKYIRTAQAVHRITPRGNKLSVFAGETEYQAEAVIFAAPTFLAPYLIEGFTPLHDFEYSPWLTANITLERIPERHNQEPTWDNVVMNSPTLGYVDAMHQSLRTNIERTVWTFYWALAEGTPSQNRYLLLNKDWQYWKEAILSDLERVHPDIRSCVSRIDLMRMGHAMVRPKTGAIFSAERRKLAHLHGHILFANSDLSGFSIFEEAQYRGVRAAEKTLEIVG, encoded by the coding sequence TTGAAAACTTCACGCCGCGAATTCCTGGCATTGAGCAGCGCGGCCCTGGTGGGGCTTTCGGTCAAGTCTGACCGGCAGATCGAAGGCGCTTTCGTCAATGATTCCTTCGCCCTGGGACACATGCTGCGAGACCGCGCGCCCTTCCCAAAAACTGTGAGGGTCGAGAAGCATCCGGTGGTGATTGTGGGCGGCGGTATTGCAGGCTTGAGCGCCGCCTGGCGCCTGAACAAACGGCGCTTCACTGATTTCGTGCTGCTGGAGATGAATGAGCAAGCGGGAGGTAATTCGCGCTGGGGAGAAAACGAGATCACAGCTTATCCGTGGGGCGCACACTATGTTCCCGTTCCGGGAACGAAAGCAGTATACGTTCGCGAACTGTTTGAGGAGCTCGGAGTGCTCAAGAACGGCGAATGGGAAGAACGCTACCTCTGCTTTACGCCGAAAGAGCGGCTCTTCCTGCACGGCCGCTGGCAGGAAGGAATTGAGCCTGCCCTCGGTCTCACTCCCGAAGACAGAAGACAATTCCGGCACCTGGAACAATTGATTGGTGAATTTCGCGCAAGCGGAGAGTTCACCATCCCCATGGAACAGGGCCTCACTTCCAAATATGCATCGCTTGACCAGATCTCATTTTCCGATTGGCTGCATCAACAAGGGCTCAACTCGACAGTCCTGACCTGGTATATGAATTACTGCTGCCGCGATGACTTTGGCGCGCTGGCGGTGGACACATCAGCATGGGCCGGAGTCCATTACTTTGCGGCCCGAGAGGCGGAGGACAAGGGACCTATCACATGGCCGGAAGGAAATGGCTGGATCGTGCGCCGGCTGCTGGAGCGCGTTGGAAAATATATCCGGACCGCACAAGCGGTGCACCGCATTACGCCGCGTGGAAACAAGCTCAGCGTTTTTGCAGGAGAGACCGAATACCAGGCCGAAGCTGTGATCTTTGCGGCGCCAACATTTCTGGCCCCTTACTTGATCGAAGGCTTTACTCCGCTGCACGATTTTGAATACTCTCCGTGGCTGACGGCCAACATTACCCTGGAGCGAATTCCAGAACGCCACAACCAGGAGCCGACCTGGGACAACGTAGTCATGAACTCACCGACCCTGGGCTACGTTGATGCCATGCACCAGAGCCTGCGCACCAACATTGAACGGACCGTCTGGACATTTTATTGGGCGCTGGCGGAGGGCACTCCTTCGCAAAATCGCTATCTGCTGCTGAATAAGGATTGGCAATACTGGAAGGAAGCAATTCTTAGCGACTTGGAGCGGGTGCATCCCGACATCCGTAGTTGTGTTTCACGCATTGACCTGATGCGGATGGGACACGCCATGGTTCGTCCCAAAACGGGAGCCATCTTTTCCGCCGAACGCCGCAAACTCGCCCACCTTCACGGCCACATACTCTTTGCGAATTCTGACCTAAGTGGCTTTTCAATTTTTGAAGAAGCGCAATATCGCGGCGTGCGCGCGGCCGAGAAGACGCTCGAGATCGTCGGTTGA
- a CDS encoding catalase-related domain-containing protein, protein MNRAQITIDDASMQSVPLRIQELQIQHFYKADPEYGRGVAQGLGLNVDKVMKQKQESAAD, encoded by the coding sequence TTGAACCGCGCACAGATCACAATTGACGACGCCAGCATGCAGTCGGTGCCGCTGCGCATCCAGGAGTTGCAGATCCAGCACTTCTATAAGGCCGATCCGGAGTATGGACGCGGCGTGGCGCAAGGACTAGGCCTCAACGTTGATAAGGTCATGAAACAGAAGCAAGAGAGCGCTGCAGATTAA
- a CDS encoding DUF3536 domain-containing protein: MQSSHEPLTETPSSTSNGASPETRKYVCIHAHFYQPPRENPWLEEIEVQDSAYPFHDWNQRITAECYAPNSASRILDSEKRIERIVNNYSNISFNFGPTLLSWMELQQPEIYRAILEADRVSRERFGGHGSAIAQAYNHMILPLANLRDKKTQVLWGIRDFERRFGRAPEGMWLPETAVDNETLEVLAEVGIRFTILAPRQAARVRRIGGRRWKELHHASIDPSRAYLCILPSGRKINLFFYDGPISQAIAFEHLLSSGENFVQRFLSGFSEKRTWSQLVHVATDGESYGHHHPHGDMALAYTINRLSNHESVKLTNYGEFLEHHPPAHQVEVVQKSSWSCSHGVERWRSDCGCNSGRPGWRQQWRAPLREAFDWLRDKLAQHFEELAGTLLHDPWAARNAYIEIVLDRSLSNINRFLEQHARSPLDAAQRLTVLKLLEMQRHLMLMYTSCAWFFDEVSGLETVQVMRYAARALQLGEELFPGLALHSHFITMLEEAPSNLPHLGDAGVIYRQWIKPAVVDLRNVGAHYALSCMFLPSESKTNTFCYEIDPREFHKVRSGPATLVMGEVNIRSRITTEEAHLRFAVLHTGDHHVQAGVQHLHAMTTGFNSLLEEFSASFQNGNYPALFDLLHERFGGPVYSLESLFSEQRRAIVQSILETTLQESEASYRRVYEKHAPLMRFVAELGAPQPPVFHHTAEFVLNQQLRHALQAPEPDLLQVAMLLEAAKRDQVSFEASSLGFATRVAVERIMKRLESQPDDLLVLQKAVATVELGCMLPFYVDFWKAQNIYYELMQKLSAPPAEQKNAQHADEREQARQEQEKNQQQPGENKPDEQKKDQQEKSARRRELFIKLGELLKILPQQSPSPQDKAKDKEDKDKDAKDAQSKDPELKTETGEPTGTLVA; this comes from the coding sequence ATGCAATCTTCACATGAGCCGTTAACGGAGACGCCCTCCTCCACCAGTAACGGGGCTTCTCCCGAGACTCGCAAGTACGTCTGTATTCATGCGCATTTCTATCAGCCTCCGCGCGAGAATCCCTGGCTGGAGGAGATCGAAGTCCAGGACTCCGCCTATCCCTTTCACGACTGGAACCAGCGCATTACCGCCGAGTGTTATGCGCCCAACTCCGCTTCGCGCATTCTGGATTCCGAAAAGCGCATCGAGCGCATCGTCAATAATTATTCCAACATCAGTTTCAACTTCGGGCCCACGCTCCTCTCCTGGATGGAATTGCAGCAACCCGAAATCTATCGCGCTATTCTTGAAGCCGACCGCGTAAGCCGCGAACGTTTTGGCGGTCACGGATCAGCTATCGCCCAGGCCTACAACCACATGATTCTGCCGCTGGCCAACCTGCGCGATAAGAAGACGCAGGTCTTATGGGGGATTCGTGATTTCGAACGCCGCTTCGGACGGGCTCCTGAAGGCATGTGGCTCCCCGAAACCGCGGTGGACAACGAAACGTTAGAAGTCCTCGCCGAAGTTGGCATCCGTTTTACTATTCTTGCGCCGCGCCAGGCTGCGCGCGTGCGCCGCATCGGTGGACGCCGCTGGAAAGAGCTTCACCACGCCAGCATTGATCCTTCCCGTGCATATCTTTGCATTCTTCCTTCCGGGCGGAAGATCAACCTCTTTTTTTACGATGGGCCTATCTCGCAGGCCATCGCATTTGAGCATCTGCTCTCCAGCGGTGAAAATTTCGTGCAGCGTTTTCTCTCAGGCTTCTCGGAAAAGCGCACCTGGTCGCAGCTCGTGCACGTTGCCACCGATGGAGAAAGCTACGGCCACCACCACCCCCACGGAGACATGGCGCTCGCCTATACCATCAACCGTTTGTCCAATCACGAGTCGGTGAAGCTCACCAACTATGGCGAGTTTCTCGAGCACCATCCTCCCGCGCATCAGGTTGAGGTCGTGCAAAAAAGTTCGTGGAGCTGCTCTCACGGCGTCGAGCGCTGGCGTAGCGACTGCGGATGCAACTCCGGGCGCCCCGGCTGGCGGCAGCAATGGCGCGCGCCGCTGCGCGAGGCCTTCGATTGGCTGCGCGACAAACTAGCCCAGCACTTTGAGGAGCTGGCCGGCACTCTGCTGCACGACCCTTGGGCGGCGCGCAATGCCTACATTGAAATCGTCCTCGACCGTTCGCTCTCCAATATCAATCGCTTTCTCGAGCAGCACGCCCGCAGCCCGCTCGATGCTGCCCAGCGCCTCACCGTTCTCAAGCTGCTCGAGATGCAACGCCATCTCATGCTCATGTACACCAGCTGCGCCTGGTTTTTCGATGAAGTCAGCGGCCTTGAGACTGTGCAGGTTATGCGGTACGCCGCGCGCGCGCTTCAACTGGGCGAAGAACTGTTCCCGGGTTTGGCTTTGCACAGCCACTTTATAACGATGCTGGAAGAAGCTCCCAGCAACTTGCCGCATCTGGGCGATGCCGGTGTGATCTACCGGCAATGGATCAAACCTGCGGTCGTTGATTTACGAAACGTCGGGGCACACTACGCCCTGAGCTGTATGTTTTTGCCCAGCGAGAGCAAGACCAATACTTTCTGCTACGAGATTGATCCCAGGGAGTTTCACAAAGTCCGCTCCGGGCCGGCGACTTTGGTCATGGGTGAGGTGAACATTCGCTCGCGCATTACCACCGAAGAAGCCCATTTGCGCTTTGCCGTCCTGCATACTGGCGATCATCATGTGCAGGCAGGTGTGCAGCATCTACATGCCATGACCACCGGCTTCAACAGCCTTCTCGAAGAGTTCTCCGCTTCTTTCCAAAATGGGAATTACCCCGCGCTTTTTGATCTGTTACACGAGCGCTTTGGCGGGCCGGTGTATTCGCTGGAATCGTTGTTCAGCGAGCAGCGCCGGGCCATTGTGCAGAGCATCCTCGAAACCACCTTGCAGGAATCTGAGGCCAGTTACCGCAGGGTTTACGAGAAGCACGCGCCTCTTATGCGCTTTGTGGCCGAGCTGGGCGCGCCCCAGCCGCCAGTGTTTCATCACACCGCCGAATTCGTGCTCAACCAGCAACTGCGCCATGCGCTGCAGGCCCCCGAGCCTGATCTGCTGCAGGTGGCCATGCTGCTCGAGGCTGCCAAGCGTGACCAGGTTTCCTTTGAAGCCAGTTCGCTCGGGTTCGCCACGCGCGTGGCCGTGGAGCGCATCATGAAGCGTCTCGAATCCCAGCCCGATGATTTGCTGGTGCTGCAAAAAGCGGTCGCCACCGTTGAACTCGGGTGCATGCTGCCCTTCTACGTGGATTTCTGGAAGGCGCAGAACATTTATTACGAATTGATGCAAAAACTCTCTGCTCCACCGGCTGAACAAAAAAATGCCCAACACGCGGACGAGCGGGAACAAGCCAGGCAAGAACAGGAAAAAAATCAGCAACAACCGGGTGAGAACAAACCAGATGAACAGAAGAAAGACCAGCAGGAGAAATCCGCCCGCCGGCGCGAGTTGTTCATCAAGCTGGGAGAGCTGCTAAAAATCCTCCCGCAGCAAAGCCCCAGCCCTCAAGATAAAGCTAAAGACAAAGAGGATAAAGATAAAGACGCCAAAGACGCGCAAAGTAAAGACCCCGAATTAAAAACAGAAACCGGCGAACCCACCGGTACTCTTGTTGCATAG